The sequence below is a genomic window from Flagellimonas marinaquae.
CGTTGGTCAATTCCTCCGCACCCAATTTGGTATCTCTTACCTCCAAGGAATATTCATCAACATGGATAGAGGTAAATATATCCTCACGAACCACTTTTTCGGAAATCACGATCGCATCCTCAAAGTTGTATCCTTTCCAAGGCATAAAGGCAACCTTCATGTTTCTACCCAAGGCCAATTCCCCTTTTTCGGTAGCGTAGCCTTCACAAAGTACCTGACCTTTTTTCACCTTGTCGCCTTTTCTTACGATTGGCTTCAAGTTAATACTGGTTCCTTGGTTTGTTTTTCTAAACTTCACCAATTGGTACGTTTTAGAATCTTCGTCAAAGCTTACCAATCGCTCTTCATCGGTCCTATCGTACTTAATGGTAATTTTCTGTGCATCCACATACTCAACAACCCCATCTCCTTCTGCATTGATCAATACCCGGGAATCGGTAGCTACTTGTCTTTCCAAACCTGTACCTACGATCGGAGAATCCGGTCTCAACAATGGAACTGCCTGGCGCATCATGTTAGATCCCATCAAGGCACGGTTCGCATCATCGTGCTCCAAGAAAGGAATCAAGGATGCGGAAATGGATGCGATCTGGTTAGGTGCAACGTCGGTATATTTTACCTCTGTTGGGTCCACTACCGGGAAATCACCTTCTTCACGGGCAATCACCTTTTCTCTTTCAATAGTACCATCTTCTGCCAATGGAATATTGGCTTGGGCAATCTTCATTCCTTCCTCTTCCTCTGCACTGAGGTAAATGTGGTTTTCAGTATCCACTTTACCATCCTCTACTTTACGGTAAGGAGTTTCCAAGAAGCCCATATTGTTCACCTTGGCAAATACGGACAATGAAGAGATCAAACCAATATTCGGTCCTTCAGGTGTCTCGATCGGACACAATCTTCCGTAGTGTGTATAGTGAACGTCTCGCACCTCGAAACCTGCTCTTTCTCTGGAAAGACCACCTGGCCCTAATGCGGATAATCTTCTTTTGTGCGTAATCTCTGCCAACGGGTTGGTCTGGTCCATGAACTGGGACAACTGGTTGGTTCCAAAGAATGAGTTGATTACGGATGACAATGTCTTCGCGTTGATCAAATCAATCGGGGTAAACACTTCGTTGTCACGAACGTTCATACGCTCACGGATGGTACGCGCCATACGTGCCAAACCTACGCCGAACTGCTGGGACAATTGTTCCCCAACGGTTCTTACACGACGGTTGGACAAGTGATCGATATCATCGATCTCCGCTTTGGAGTTGATCAACTCGATCAAATATTTGATGATGGTGATGATATCTTCCTTGGTCAACACTTGTTTATCCATTCCGATATCCAAGCCCAACTTCTTGTTCATTCTGTAACGACCTACTTCTCCAAGATTGTAACGTTGGTCGGAGAAGAACAATTTATCGATGATACCACGAGCCGTTTCTTCATCTGGCGGTTCGGCATTACGCAATTGTCTATAAATATGCTCTACCGCTTCTTTTTCAGAGTTGGTAGGGTCTTTTTGCAAAGTGTTGTGGATAATGGCATAATCAGACTGTGCATTGTTCTCCTTGTGAAGCAAAATGGTCTTCACGTCGGCATCAATGATCTCATCGATATGCTCTTTTTCCAAAATGGTATCACGATCGAGTACGATTTCGTTTCTTTCGATAGATACCACTTCTCCAGTATCCTCGTCCACGAAATCCTCATGCCATGTGTTCAACACTCTAGCGGCCAATTTACGGCCCAATACTTTTTTAAGCCCGGATTTGGAAACCTTTACTTCTTCCGAAAGGTCGAAGATTTCCAAAATGTCCTTGTCCCTTTCAAAGCCGATGGCACGGAACAGAGTGGTTACCGGTAATTTTTTCTTCCTATCGATGTAGGCATACATCACCGAGTTGATATCGGTGGCGAATTCAATCCAAGATCCTTTGAAAGGAATTACCCTGGCGGAATACAATTTTGTTCCATTTGCGTGGAAAGATTGTCCAAAGAAAACCCCTGGAGATCTGTGCAACTGGGAAACTACAACTCTTTCTGCGCCGTTGATCACAAAGGTTCCACTAGGAGTCATGTAAGGGATAGTACCCAAATACACATCCTGAACGATAGTTTCGAAATCTTCGTGCTCTGGATCGGTACAATATAATTTTAAACGTGCCTTTAACGGTACGCTATAGGTAAGTCCACGCTCGATACATTCTTGGATGGAATATCTTGGTGGATCTATGAAGTAATCCAAAAACTCAAGTACAAACTGGTTTCTGGTATCTGTGATTGGAAAATTCTCCATGAAGGTGTTGTAGAGACCTTCGTTTCCTCTTTCGTCAGATTTAGTCTCAAGCTGGAAAAAGTCTTGGAACGATTTTATCTGAATGTCCAAGAAATCCGGGTATTCCGGTATGTTCTTAGCGGATGCGAAATTAACTCTTTCAATAGTGTTTGTGAACATCTATGGACAAATTTTGATCGTGATTACTAAGTGGGTTGGTGTACGGCTTTATACACTCCTTATATAAATAGGCTAAGGTCTAACCAAAAATGGAAAGACCTTAACCAAGTTCTAATGGGAAAAGCGATTATTTAAGCTCAACTTCTGCTCCTGCTTCTTCCAATGATTTTTTGATACCTTCTGCCTCATCTTTGGCAACACCTTCCTTAACAGCTTTTGGTGCGCTGTCAACGATTTCTTTAGCATCTTTTAGTCCAAGACCGGTCAATTCCTTAACCAATTTTACGACCGCCAATTTAGAACCACCAGCAGCTGTAAGGATTACATCAAATTCTGATTTTTCCTCAGCAGCTTCAGCTTCACCGCCACCGGCAGCACCACCAGCAACAGCTACTGCAGCAGCAGCAGGCTCAATACCATATTCTTCTTTTAAAATGTCGGCCAACTCATTTACCTCTTTTACTGTAAGGTTTACCAACTGTTCTGCAAAATCTTTTAAATCTGCCATTTTTCTATCGTTTAATAAAAATTTTTAAAAATATACTTAGTTTATTGTGCGCGAATTATTCTTTCTCAGAAAGGGTTTTAAGGATACCTGCCAATTTACCGCCTCCGGACTTAAGTCCAGAAATAACATTCTTGGCCGGTGATTGCAACAATCCGATGATATCCCCGATAACTTCCTCTTTGGACTTGATGTTCACAAGTGCATCAAGATTGTTATCCCCAATATATACCGCCTCTTCGATAAAGGCTCCTTTTAATACGGGCTTTTCTGATTTTTTTCTAAAGTTCTTGATAAGTTTCGCAGGTGCGTTCCCGGTTTCGGAAAACATCAAAGATGTGTTACCTTTCAATACCTCGGGAAGTTCACCAAATTCCTTATCAGAAGCTTCCATTGCTTTTGCAAGCAAGGTGTTCTTTACGACCGCAAGCTTAATGTTTGCCTTAAAACACGCTCTTCTCAAGTTAGAGGTGTCCACAGCGTTCAATCCCGAAATATCGGCCAAGTAAATATTGGCGTTATCGGCCAACTGTGCAGTCAAGTCTTTTATTACTGTTGCTTTTTCTTCTCTTGTCATAGTTATAAAAATTGAACTACCAGTTATTGAACTGCTTTTGGATCTAGTTGAACACTAGGGCTCATTGTACTGGACATGTATATACTCTTCATGTACACACCTTTAGCTGCCGAAGGCTTCAATTTTACCAAGGTATCTATCAATTCCTTAGCGTTTCCTGCGATTTTGTCCGCGGAGAATGAAGCTTTTCCGATTGCTGCGTGCACAATACCGGTTTTGTCCACTTTAAAGTCTATTTTACCGGCCTTAACATCGGATACGGCTTTCGCTACATCCATGGTAACTGTTCCGGTTTTTGGATTGGGCATTAAACCTCTAGGTCCTAAAATTCTACCTAATGGTCCCAATTTACCCATAACGCTCGGCATGGTGATGATAACATCAACGTCTGTCCAACCGCCTTTTATTTTATCCAAATATTCGTCCAACCCAACAAAATCAGCTCCTGCTTCTGTTGCTTCTGCTTCTTTGTCCGGTGTCACCAATGCCAAAACTTTCACATCCTTACCAGTTCCATGAGGAAGGGTAACAACGCCACGTACCATTTGATTGGCTTTTCTTGGGTCAACGCCCAAACGAACCGCCAAATCTATGGAAGCATCAAATTTTACATTGGTTATTTCTTTTACTAAAGCGGATGCCTCTTCCAAAGAATACAATTTATTCTTGTCAATTTTGGATTGGGCTTCTTTTTGCTTTTTAGTCAACTTTGCCATTTAATAATGCTTTTAAGATTTTAAAAAGGTCTTTGTCCGGCTATTTTCAGACCCATAGATCTAGCGGTACCCGCAACCATACTCATTGCAGATTCCACGGTAAAAGCGTTAAGATCGACCATTTTGTCTTCGGCGATCGCCTTTACTTGATCCCAAGTCACTGAACCGTTTTTAACCCTGTTAGGTTCACCTGATCCTTTTTTAATCTTCGCTGCTTCCATCAATTGAACTGCCGCAGGTGGTGTTTTTACAACAAACTCGAAAGATTTGTCTTTGTAAACGGTGATAACAACAGGTAAAACCTTACCTTGTTTGTCCTGTGTACGAGCATTAAACTGCTTACAGAACTCCATGATGTTAACACCAGCAGCACCTAAGGCGGGTCCAACCGGTGGCGATGGGTTCGCAGCACCTCCCCTAACTTGTAATTTAACTACCTTATCTACTTCTTTTGCCATTGTTTCTAATTAAATTTAAAGTGTGTCAATTGGAAGCAACACAGCTTTATATATGTAACAGCTCTTTATTATAGCGTTTGAATTTTAGAGGTTAATTTCGAGCAATACATTTAAGCAACCCAAAATCCAACATCTATTATTCTATTTCTATCCAACTTTTTCAACTTGCATGTAGCTGAGTTCCAATGGCGTTTTTCTTCCGAAAATCTTTACCATTACCTCTAGCTTACGCTTTTCTTCATTGATTTTTTCAACAGTTCCGTTAAAACCATTAAAAGGTCCATCAATCACCTTAACCGTTTCGCCCAACACAAATGGAATCGAAACGTTGTCCGTATTTACGGCCAACTCATCCACTTTACCAAGCATACGGTTTACTTCGGATTTTCTCAAAGGAACAGGATCCCCACCTTTTACTTCGCCCAAGAAACCGATTACATTGGTTATGGAGCGAATGATGTGAACCATTTCTCCGCCAAGATTGGCCTTGATCATGATATACCCAGGAAAGTAAACTCTTTCTTTGTTGATTTTCTTTCCGTTTCTTATCTGAACTACTTTCTCGGTAGGCACAAGAACTTCCTCGAGGTAATCACCAAAACCGGCTCTTTCAACCTCGCTTTCAATATAGCCTTTGATCTTGTTTTCTTGACCACTGACCGCTCTTACCACATACCATTTTTTCTCCAGAACCTCAGACATATCGATCGACCTTTATCCTATTAATTTTTCAAAATACAATGTGATCAAGTTACTGAACAAAGAATCCACACCCCAAGTCGCCAAAGCGAACAATATGGAGAAAACAGCCACAACAACCATTAAATTAGACGCCTTACTACGCTCCAACCAAGTAACATTGTTTTTAAGTTCTTCTAATGATTCCTTTATGTAAGTGATCATAATTTTTGAGTATTTTGCTTGCACGGGAGGAGAGACTCGAACTCCCGACACCTGGTTTTGGAGACCAGTGCTCTACCAACTGAGCTACACCCGTTTAATTACACTGAAAGGTATCCCGAGAAAACCGGGACACCCTTTAGTGCACTATTTATTGTAAAATGATTAATCTAAAATCTCAGTAACCTGACCAGCACCTACTGTTCTACCTCCTTCACGGATTGCAAAACGTAGACCAACGCTCAATGCGATCGGCTGAATCAAATCAACAGTAATCGTCAAGTTATCACCTGGCATTACCATTTCAACTCCATCAGGAAGGTTGATGTTACCGGTCACGTCAGTTGTACGAACGTAGAACTGTGGACGGTAGTTGTTGTGGAATGGCGTGTGACGACCACCTTCTTCTTTTTTAAGGATATAAACCTCAGCTTTGAATTTGGCGTGTGGCTTAACAGAACCTGGCTTACAGATTACCATACCTCTTTTGATATCTGATTTTTCGATACCTCTCAAAAGAAGACCTACGTTATCACCGGCCTCACCTCTATCCAAAATCTTACGGAACATCTCAACACCAGTAATGGTAGAAGACAATTTCTCAGCACCCATACCGATAATATCTACAGGGTCCCCTGTGTTGGCCACACCAGTTTCGATACGACCAGTAGCAACAGTACCACGACCTGTAATTGTAAATACATCTTCGATAGGCATCAAGAAGTCTTTGTCAACCTCACGCTCTGGCTCTTCGATCCAGCTATCAACAGCTTCCATCAACTCCATTACGGTATCAACCCATTTTTGCTCACCGTTCAAAGCACCAAGTGCCGAACCAGCAACAACAGGCCCATTATCTCCATCGTACTCATAGAAAGAAAGCAATTCTCTTACTTCCATCTCAACAAGCTCCAAAAGCTCCTCATCATCCACCATATCAACTTTGTTCAAGAAAACAACGATACGAGGAATACCAACCTGACGACCTAGAAGGATGTGCTCACGAGTTTGCGGCATAGGACCATCGGTAGCAGCCACAACCAAAATAGCACCGTCCATTTGGGCAGCACCAGTAACCATGTTCTTTACGTAATCCGCGTGACCAGGACAGTCAACGTGAGCGTAGTGACGGTTAGCTGTTTGGTACTCAACGTGCGAAGTGTTGATAGTAATACCTCTTTCTTTTTCTTCTGGCGCGTTATCGATGGAGTCAAAGCTTCTTAGCTCAGACAAACCAGCGTTCGCCAATACAGTGGTAATAGCAGCAGTCAATGTTGTTTTACCGTGATCCACGTGTCCAATGGTACCAATATTTAAGTGTGGTTTGGAACGATCAAAAGTTTCCTTTGCCATTTTAAAATAATTTTAATCTTAGTTTATATTAGTGTACAAATCGTTTTGAGCCAATGACGGGATTTGAACCCGTGACCTCTTCCTTACCAAGGAAACGCTCTACCCCTGAGCTACACCGGCCTATGGGTTATCAGGTTTAGAGTTTAAAGTTACAAGTCAAGCTCGCCAAAACTTCAACCTTTTACTCGAAATCCAATATTTCAAGTTTAGAGCGGGAGACCGGGTTCGAACCGGCGACATTCAGCTTGGAAGGCTGACGCTCTACCAACTGAGCTACTCCCGCATTTTTTCCTGGACAACCGTCCAAGCAATCCAAAATTTCAATAAAACCTTTTTCCCGGTTGTTCCGACGAACAACTTTTGTGGGGGGAGCAGGATTCGAACCTGCGAAGGTAAAAACCAACAGATTTACAGTCTGTCCTCGTTGGCCGCTTGAGTATCCCCCCGCCTTAATTTTCAATAACTTACGAGCCGATAGAGGGACTCGAACCCACGACCTGCTGATTACAAATCAGCTGCTCTAGCCAGCTGAGCTATATCGGCATTTCACCGCTTTTTCATCATTAAAAAAGCCCGCTATTTCTAACGGACTGCAAATGTATATATTTATTTTTTTAATCAAAACAAATTTTGAAAAATTTTCATCAAGCTTTCGCCCTCTGCTTTTCTTTCTTTTTCACCAACTGTCTTTCCAAGGAACTACAGGCCGAATCAACTGCTTCCTCAAAAGACTTACATTGTTTTTTTACCATAAATTTATCCCCGGGCACGAACACCATGATTTCCACTATCTTATTCTCTTTTGCACTGGTGTTTTCCACTTTCAAATATACATCCGATTCTATGACCTTGTCATAAAATAATTCCAATTTGTCCATTCGCTTTTGGATAAAGTCTATCAATTTACCATCAGCCGAAAAATTTACCGATTGTGCATTTACTTTCATAAGATGTAGTTTTAGTACTGTCCTAGACAGTGAAGTTAAACATTACAAGAATTCACTATTTCTTGTTCCTTGGGTGGGCCTTCCGATGTACTTTTTTAAGTTCGGCTATACTATTATGTGTATAAACTTGCGTAGATGCCAAACTTGAATGCCCCAACAATTCCTTCACGGAATTTAGATCAGCCCCCCTATTGAGCAAGTGTGTTGCAAAAGTGTGCCTAAGTATATGAGGACTCTTTTTTACCTTGGGGGACACCAAACTAAAATACTTATTTATGGTTCGATAAACAAGTGTTTCGTAAATTTTAAGACCATCTTTTGTTAATAGCAGATAGGATGAATCCGATCTGGATTGCAGCTCAGAACGTTTGTCCAAATATGTATAGATCTGTCGTACCGTGGAGTGAAGCAAAGGTATAATACGCTCTTTGTTTCTTTTGCCCAATACTTTTAATTGGTGTCCGGCCAAATCCAAATCCTGTATTTTTAAGTTCACCAACTCCGTTCTTCGCATACCCGTGGCATACAATAGCTCAATGATCAACTTATCCCTTTCTCCTTCAAAATCATCCTCAAAAGGAATTTCGGACAAAACAGATTCCATTTCCTTTTCAGAAAATGGGACCTCTATCTTCTTTTCGGTTTTGAGTGCCCTATGTTTCACCAAAGGCGAGACGGTTATCTCCCCTATTTTCAACAAAAACTTATAGTAAGCCTGCAAAGAAGATATTTTCCGGTTAATGGTCCTGTTGGACACACCTTGATCGGAGAGATCAACGATCCAGCTCCTGATCAACGGATAGGATACATTCTCCAAATTCACCGCATCATGATGCTCTTTACAAAAACCAGCAAAGGACTCAATATCCTTTTGATACGCCAAAATGGTATTTTTGGAGTAATTCTTCTCCAACTCCAAATAAGAAATAAAAGCTGACAAGGACATATTCCAAAGGTAGCAATAGAATCCCGAAACCTATAAAAAGAAAATCCCGCTCCAATTAAGGAACGGGATCACTATATTTTATAAGAACTTTTAAAGACTATACTTCTTCTTGATCTCTAAGACCCTGAATGTATTGTGCTTTTTGTATCTGCGCTCTACGTTTTACAGAAGGTTTAGTAAACTGCTGTCTTGTTCTTAACTGACGCATGGTACCTGTTCTGTCGAACTTACGTTTGAAACGTTTTAAAGCTCTATCGATGTTTTCTCCTTCTTTTACTGGTATAATTAACATGGGCTACAACCTCCTTTCTTTTAGATTTTTGGAGTGCAAATATACGAATGATATTTAACGGTTAAAGAAATATTTTACTTTTTTGATATTTTCTACACCTTTGGTTTCTTGTACTCTTTTTTATCCACGATAATTTTGGCCAAAATTTCGCGTAAGATTTCGGAGGTACCCCCGCCAATTGGCCCAAGCCTACTGTCCCGGCTCAACCTTGCCATTGGATAGTCTTCAATATAACCGTACCCACCTAAGAACTGAAGACAATGATAAATAACCTCATCGGCCATTTTGGTAGATTTAAGTTTGGAAATTGTAGCTTCTTTTACCACATAGGTTCCTTTTTCCATTTGCGCGATCGTCGCATAATTGAATTGCTTGCACAGCAACATATCGGAATATAGATCAACCAACCTATGTCTTAACGCCTGAAATTGATTTATGCTTTTACCAAAAGCCTCACGCTCGGACATATACTGCAACGCATAATCGAGAGCATACTCCGCCCTTGCATGGGCATTCACCCCCATTACCAAACGTTCCAATGCAAAGGCCTCCATGATATACGAGAAACCTTCATTTAAATTTCCGAGCAAATTGAAAGCCGGCACCTCAACATTATCAAAGGCCAGTTCTGCAGTATCCGAAGCCCTCCATCCTAATTTATTCAACTTATTTGCGGACACCCCTTTGGCATTCCTGTCCACAACAAACATGCTTATGCCCTTGTGGGCCGCATGTATATCGGTCTTTGCAGCAAGAATAATGTAGTCGCCATAAACACCGTTGGTTATAAAAGTTTTGGAACCGTTCACTATGTACACATCACCTTTTTTCTCGGCAGTGGTGCGCATAGCGGCAACATCACTGCCCCCAAAAGGCTCGGATACTCCCAAACAGCCAATTTTATTCCCAAGTACACTGGGCTCTAAATACGCTTTTTTCTGCTCATGCGTGGCCAACTTGTTCAAGTATGTCATTGCCAAATATTGGTGCGCCCACATAGCAGCGGCAAAACCACCTGAATTTATCTTTTGCAGCTCTTCAAGAAAGATAACCGTATAGAAAAGGTCCAAGTTGAGACCGGAGTAATCTTCTGGGGTCATCAAACCAAAATATCCCATTTCCCCGAACTTGTTCCAGATATCCCCATCTATTCTCCCCGATTCCTCCCATTTTTCTATATGGGGAACAACCTCTTTTTGCAAAAAATCCTTTAGACTCTCCCGGAATAAATTATGTTCTTCCGTGAAGTACATATCAATCATACCACCTAATTTATAAAGACAAATATAAGGCTATTCTATCTAGTTTTTCTGTTGGAAATCCATCAACATAAGTCAATTCTTCAAATGTTTTGAACAAGCCGTTTTTCTCCCTATACGCAACAATTTGTGCTGCCAGTCCACTCCTTATATATATAAGTTGGGACAATTCTTTTGCCGAAGCAGTATTTAGATTGATTTTTTTGACCTCAGGAACCTCTAGCACTTGAAAAGCCCGCAATGTTTCTTCTACAACTTCTGGTTTTAATCCATAAACATCGTACAATTGTTCGTTCGCCAAAAAACCACCAAGCCTATCCCTGAACTTTATAATTCGATTGGACAATGTTTCTCCGATTCCGTAAACCGACATCAAGTCCATTGCCGAAGCAGCATTCAAATCTTTGACTTGAACCCTGTTTTTAGGTTTGGACAAGGCTTTCTTTTGAAATTGATTATGTTTCTTCCAATCGGGGAATTGAAAATATGGCGACAAAATCCCCAATAAAGAATCCGAAACTTGGGTAACGACCTGAAATTCTTCTGAAGAATTCACAAACTTTCCTTTCTTCCTAAAAGCTGACAACCTATCCAATTCTTCAATTGACAGTCCCAAAATGTAGCCTTTATGGTCCGAAATGTAATTGGGGTTAAAAGGATACATTTTAGTGGCGCCTCTACGCTGTTTTTCCACAATAAGACTATCCATGGTTTTTTGTTCCTCAAGATTGAGGGCCAAACTACTTTTTGGACGAGAGGGATTTGCTCTTAACCAGAAAGAAACCAATTGCAGTACAAGAACCACCAACAAAAAAAAGAAAATCCCACTCCGTTCTTGCTTATTGAACCTGAAGTGGGATTGCTTTCTCATATTTTAAGGTATATTATTGACTCTTCAATTTTTTGAAAAGCTGTCCAGCTTTTAATTTCTGTAAATAACCATCCAGGTCCTTGCGCACTTCGCCGGACATTATGTAGAGTCCAATGATATTCGGGAAGGACATGGCAAGTATCATCATATCCGAAAAATCCAATACAGCCCCTAAACTTACCGAAGCACCTACCACAACAAACACCAAAAACAACATCTTGTAGATCATCTCGGAACGCTTGCTCTTCCCGAAAAGATAAGTCCAGGCCCTCATTCCGTAGTAAGACCAAGAAATCATGGTTGAGAATGCAAAAAGGAATACCGCCAATGCCAATACATAAGGGAACCAAGAAATTTGGCTACCAAAAGCATCGGATGTCAACTGTGCACCTGCCATTCCTTCTACTTCGTGCATTCCTGTAAAAATCAACACCAAAGCTGTTAGAGTACAAACCACAACGGTATCGATAAATGGCTCTAGTAAGGCAACAAAACCTTCGGACGGTGGATGGTTGGTCTTTGCCGCACTGTGGGCAATGGCCGCAGAACCTACACCTGCCTCATTGGAGAAGGCCGCTCTTTGAAACCCAA
It includes:
- the rplL gene encoding 50S ribosomal protein L7/L12; protein product: MADLKDFAEQLVNLTVKEVNELADILKEEYGIEPAAAAVAVAGGAAGGGEAEAAEEKSEFDVILTAAGGSKLAVVKLVKELTGLGLKDAKEIVDSAPKAVKEGVAKDEAEGIKKSLEEAGAEVELK
- the rplA gene encoding 50S ribosomal protein L1, whose amino-acid sequence is MAKLTKKQKEAQSKIDKNKLYSLEEASALVKEITNVKFDASIDLAVRLGVDPRKANQMVRGVVTLPHGTGKDVKVLALVTPDKEAEATEAGADFVGLDEYLDKIKGGWTDVDVIITMPSVMGKLGPLGRILGPRGLMPNPKTGTVTMDVAKAVSDVKAGKIDFKVDKTGIVHAAIGKASFSADKIAGNAKELIDTLVKLKPSAAKGVYMKSIYMSSTMSPSVQLDPKAVQ
- a CDS encoding tyrosine-type recombinase/integrase, coding for MSLSAFISYLELEKNYSKNTILAYQKDIESFAGFCKEHHDAVNLENVSYPLIRSWIVDLSDQGVSNRTINRKISSLQAYYKFLLKIGEITVSPLVKHRALKTEKKIEVPFSEKEMESVLSEIPFEDDFEGERDKLIIELLYATGMRRTELVNLKIQDLDLAGHQLKVLGKRNKERIIPLLHSTVRQIYTYLDKRSELQSRSDSSYLLLTKDGLKIYETLVYRTINKYFSLVSPKVKKSPHILRHTFATHLLNRGADLNSVKELLGHSSLASTQVYTHNSIAELKKVHRKAHPRNKK
- the nusG gene encoding transcription termination/antitermination protein NusG; translation: MSEVLEKKWYVVRAVSGQENKIKGYIESEVERAGFGDYLEEVLVPTEKVVQIRNGKKINKERVYFPGYIMIKANLGGEMVHIIRSITNVIGFLGEVKGGDPVPLRKSEVNRMLGKVDELAVNTDNVSIPFVLGETVKVIDGPFNGFNGTVEKINEEKRKLEVMVKIFGRKTPLELSYMQVEKVG
- the tuf gene encoding elongation factor Tu, encoding MAKETFDRSKPHLNIGTIGHVDHGKTTLTAAITTVLANAGLSELRSFDSIDNAPEEKERGITINTSHVEYQTANRHYAHVDCPGHADYVKNMVTGAAQMDGAILVVAATDGPMPQTREHILLGRQVGIPRIVVFLNKVDMVDDEELLELVEMEVRELLSFYEYDGDNGPVVAGSALGALNGEQKWVDTVMELMEAVDSWIEEPEREVDKDFLMPIEDVFTITGRGTVATGRIETGVANTGDPVDIIGMGAEKLSSTITGVEMFRKILDRGEAGDNVGLLLRGIEKSDIKRGMVICKPGSVKPHAKFKAEVYILKKEEGGRHTPFHNNYRPQFYVRTTDVTGNINLPDGVEMVMPGDNLTITVDLIQPIALSVGLRFAIREGGRTVGAGQVTEILD
- the rpsU gene encoding 30S ribosomal protein S21, with translation MLIIPVKEGENIDRALKRFKRKFDRTGTMRQLRTRQQFTKPSVKRRAQIQKAQYIQGLRDQEEV
- the rplJ gene encoding 50S ribosomal protein L10 — encoded protein: MTREEKATVIKDLTAQLADNANIYLADISGLNAVDTSNLRRACFKANIKLAVVKNTLLAKAMEASDKEFGELPEVLKGNTSLMFSETGNAPAKLIKNFRKKSEKPVLKGAFIEEAVYIGDNNLDALVNIKSKEEVIGDIIGLLQSPAKNVISGLKSGGGKLAGILKTLSEKE
- the rplK gene encoding 50S ribosomal protein L11, with product MAKEVDKVVKLQVRGGAANPSPPVGPALGAAGVNIMEFCKQFNARTQDKQGKVLPVVITVYKDKSFEFVVKTPPAAVQLMEAAKIKKGSGEPNRVKNGSVTWDQVKAIAEDKMVDLNAFTVESAMSMVAGTARSMGLKIAGQRPF
- the hpf gene encoding ribosome hibernation-promoting factor, HPF/YfiA family, with the protein product MKVNAQSVNFSADGKLIDFIQKRMDKLELFYDKVIESDVYLKVENTSAKENKIVEIMVFVPGDKFMVKKQCKSFEEAVDSACSSLERQLVKKKEKQRAKA
- the rpoB gene encoding DNA-directed RNA polymerase subunit beta, giving the protein MFTNTIERVNFASAKNIPEYPDFLDIQIKSFQDFFQLETKSDERGNEGLYNTFMENFPITDTRNQFVLEFLDYFIDPPRYSIQECIERGLTYSVPLKARLKLYCTDPEHEDFETIVQDVYLGTIPYMTPSGTFVINGAERVVVSQLHRSPGVFFGQSFHANGTKLYSARVIPFKGSWIEFATDINSVMYAYIDRKKKLPVTTLFRAIGFERDKDILEIFDLSEEVKVSKSGLKKVLGRKLAARVLNTWHEDFVDEDTGEVVSIERNEIVLDRDTILEKEHIDEIIDADVKTILLHKENNAQSDYAIIHNTLQKDPTNSEKEAVEHIYRQLRNAEPPDEETARGIIDKLFFSDQRYNLGEVGRYRMNKKLGLDIGMDKQVLTKEDIITIIKYLIELINSKAEIDDIDHLSNRRVRTVGEQLSQQFGVGLARMARTIRERMNVRDNEVFTPIDLINAKTLSSVINSFFGTNQLSQFMDQTNPLAEITHKRRLSALGPGGLSRERAGFEVRDVHYTHYGRLCPIETPEGPNIGLISSLSVFAKVNNMGFLETPYRKVEDGKVDTENHIYLSAEEEEGMKIAQANIPLAEDGTIEREKVIAREEGDFPVVDPTEVKYTDVAPNQIASISASLIPFLEHDDANRALMGSNMMRQAVPLLRPDSPIVGTGLERQVATDSRVLINAEGDGVVEYVDAQKITIKYDRTDEERLVSFDEDSKTYQLVKFRKTNQGTSINLKPIVRKGDKVKKGQVLCEGYATEKGELALGRNMKVAFMPWKGYNFEDAIVISEKVVREDIFTSIHVDEYSLEVRDTKLGAEELTNDIPNVSEEATKDLDEYGMIRIGAEVKPGDILIGKITPKGESDPTPEEKLLRAIFGDKAGDVKDASLKASPSLRGVVIDKKLFSRSIKDKRKRSEDKEAIARLEMDYEVKFQQLKDELIEKLFSLISGKTSQGVINDLGEEVLPKGKKYTIKMLNAVDDFAHLVGGSWTTDDATNALVADLLHNYKIKLNDIQGNLRRDKFTISVGDELPAGIMKLAKVYIAKKRKLKVGDKMAGRHGNKGIVARIVRQEDMPFLEDGTPVDIVLNPLGVPSRMNIGQIYETVLGWAGLKLGQKYATPIFDGASLDEINKITDEAGVPRFGHTYLYDGGTGQRFDQRATVGVIYMLKLGHMVDDKMHARSIGPYSLITQQPLGGKAQFGGQRFGEMEVWALEAYGASSTLREILTVKSDDVIGRAKTYETIVKGETMPEPGLPESFNVLMHELKGLGLDIRLEE
- the secE gene encoding preprotein translocase subunit SecE, producing the protein MITYIKESLEELKNNVTWLERSKASNLMVVVAVFSILFALATWGVDSLFSNLITLYFEKLIG